Within Gemmatimonadaceae bacterium, the genomic segment ACGCACTCCATGCTGGCGTTTGCGCGTCGCTACGCAACGACCAATCTGGCCACCTTCGCAGCGGTGAATATCGACCGCGTGACGATCGGCATCAGCAGCGGCACCTATGCCATGGGGCTGTACGATCTCGCCTACCGCTGGGGCCACTATCCGGTGTGGCAGCTGTACGCACCACTGCTGAACGTGGCCGTGGCAGGGCTCTCACGCTCGCGCGAGAACGAACGGCTGTATCGCCACTACTGGCGCACCGCGCTGCTGTTGATCCTGTCCGTCATGCTGCCGGCGCTGTCGTTCTTCGTGGTGGAGCCGGGTGCCACTATTCTGACGCTGCTGGGTTCGGGCTGGACGGAAACCATTGAAGTATTCCGATACGTCACGATTGGCGGCATCGCGCTGGCCTTGAGCCGGCACACGCGCTGGTTGTTTCTTTCAGAAGGGCGAACCCGTGAGCAGTTGCGCATGAGCCTCGTACAACTGGCCGTGATGGCCTGCGCTGTCGCCATCGGCGCGCAGTGGAAGCTGGTCGGCGTCGCGGTAGCCTACGCTGTAGCGCGATGGCTGTTGCTGGTGCCGGAACTGACACTCGCGTTCGGGCAATCCCCGATTACGTGGCACGACTACCGCAAGGTGGTCTGGCGTCCGGCGTGTGCGAGTGTCGTCGCTGGTGTGGGGCTCTTTGGCGTGGCGGCATCGCTTCCGGAAACCGCAGGACCGCGGCTCGCGGTCAGCGCGCTGTTCTACACTACAGCGTACGCTGTGACATGGCTCGCACTTCCCGGCGGACGGACGGCGCTGCGCGAATTGCTCGGGGTCGCGCGCCGGATGCGCAGCGTTTCCGGCACTGTCGCCCAGCAGGATGCCGCGTGATTCGCCGGTATGCCTGGATCAGGGATGCAGCGTGAGTTTCTGCACACGCCAGTTCAGGATCTCCGCCACCCACAACTCGTTCTCCGACGGGCAGGCAATCTCGTGGATCCATCCGAACTGCTTCGCCTGCTTCCCCGCCTCACCCAGCACACCCAGCACCTTGCCATCGAGGGTGAGCTTGTAGATGCGGCCCGGCACGGCATCGGACACGTACAGGTACTGCGTGCTCCCAGGTGTGATGCACATGGCCCATGGCGCACCGGAAACGGCCAGCGTGTTGGCACCCGCAGGCCCGGCACCGACCATGACATTCGGTTCTTTCGTGAAGGGCACGTCGATGGTCATGATCCGCAGCGGGTTGCCGTCGGCGTCGAACACCTGAATGCGACGATTGGTGCGATCCCCGATGTAGATGTTGCCCTTGGCGTCGTTGGCGATGGTGTGCAGGATGTTGAACTGCCCCGGCGCCGAGCCTCGCGAACCCCAGGTCTTCATCCAGCGTCCGTTCTTGTCCACCTTCACGACGCGTGAATTGCCGTAGCCATCGGCGATGAAGATGTTGCCGGCCAGATCCCACGCCACGTCGGCTGGTCGATTGAACGTGCCCCAACCGGCGCGTGGCTCGGTGCCGGGCGGGAGCGCCACTTCCTGCTCCACCGCTTCCGGTCGCCGCCCCAACACCATCGTGACGCGGCCGGCCGGGTTGAACTTGACGATCATGTTCGTCCCTTCGTCCGTCGCCCAGATGTTGTCGTCCTTGTCGATGCGCACCGTGTGGGCAAAGGAAAAGCCGTAGAGGTCCTTGCCGATCTCGCGCAGATAACTGCCGGTCGCGTCAAACTCGAAGAGCTGCGAGGCCGACGCGCCGTGCACGGTGGAGCGCACGCCGGTGCGCGTGAACACGAATACATGCCGTTTGGAATTCAATGCGATGCCGACGACTTCGCCGAAATGCACCGTCGGCGGCAGCTTGAGCGGTTCGACATTGGCGTCGAACCGGATCTCCGGCACTGCGGACTGCGCCGCTGCCACATGGACCACAGCGAATGGCACAACTAGCGCGGTGAGCGCGGCAGCGGCAATCCGATTCATCGACATCTCTCCAGCGGTAAGGTCGGCACGTCTGCTCGCGCACATCGCGCGGCCCCATAGGCTGCGACACCCTCGTCAATTCCGCAAGCACGGCGCGCATCAACGCTCACGCCAGCGTCAGGCCAGCGACCGACCCATGCGCACGAAGGCCACCGCCCGTCCATCCGGCAGCTCATGCCTAACCGGCTCCAGCACCGAATAGCCCAGCGCCCGATACAGGGGTTCGCCCGGCAGCGTAGCCATCAACTCGGCCCGCCGAAATCCCGCCGCCACGGCGGCGGTCTCGCAGTGCACCAGCAACCGCCGTCCCAAACCCTGCCGTGCCACCGACGGATGCACGAAAAACGCGCGTATGCGGGCCGCCTCCGTGGTCGGATCCAGTCGCAGGTCGGTGTTCGATTTGGCCTGGTCGCCACCAAACAGCGTGCAGCGGGCACTCCAGCCACCGCAGGCCACGGGCGTGCCCTCCTGCTCGATCACGAAGTACGTGCCGTCATGAATGAGCTGCGTATCCACACCAAACACGTGGGTGATGAGCGCCTCGATTTCGTCAGGGCGGTAGAATCCGCGACTCAGTGCGTCGGCCGACTCGACAATGAGCGTGTTGAGCGCCGGTACATCATCGAGCTGCGCCAGCCGGATGTCGCTCACGGCGTCGGGCGCACGTCCGCGGCGCCGATGCCTGCCGCACGTCCCGTTGCCCACGCCCACAGGAAGTTGTAGCCCCCGATCGGACCAAACGCATCAAGCACTTCGCCACAGAGGAAGAGTCCAGGGTGTCGGCGGCTTTCCATCGTACGTGGATTCACTTCGCTCAACGCCACGCCCCCGCCGGTCACCTCGGCCTTCTTGTAGCCTTCGTCACCGTGCCACGGCAGATCGCCGCGAACCAGCGTGTTGACAAGCGCCCGTCGCTCTTCGCGCCGTAGCTCCGACAACGGGCGCGTGACGTCCACCCCGGCCTGGGCCAGTAACGCCGCCGCCAACCTGTCCGGGAGCACGGCACGCAATGCGCCGGTGACCGTGCGGGCGCCATGCGGCTTGAGCGCCACTTCCCACGCTGCTTCATCCAACGATGTCCACTGCACCTGTACCGTGGCCGTTGATCCTTCGGCACGCGCGCGCACCACCACGTGGGAGACATCCAGCACCGCCGGACCGCTGTATCCATGGTGCGTGAACAGGAATCCGCCGGTGGCGTGGGCCTGTCGTGCATCGCTGCGCGCAGTCAGCGAGACCGTGAGCGACACACCGGAGAGTTCATTGAACGCCGCGTGCTGCGTGGTGAGCGGTGTGAGCGCCGCGTACGTGGGATGCATGTCGTGGCCCAACGCCGCCAGCATGTCCAGGCCGGCACCATCGCTTCCCGTGGTCGGCACTGACAAGCCACCGGTCGCGACAATCACCGCGTCACAGAGCAGCGGCACGTCATTGTCGATGGAGACCGCCCATCCGCCGGCCGTCGGCGCCACGGCCGTCACGCGCGTCTCCATGCGCATCTCCACGCCCTGCGCCCGCGCATGCGATAGCAACGCGTCGCGCACATCGCGGGCCCGGTGTGAGGCGGGGAAGACCTTTGCCGACTCCACTTCGTCGACCAGCGGGATGCCCAGCGTCTCCTCGAAGAACGTCCGCTGCTGCGCCAGCGGCCAGGCGCGCACCATCTTGCGCAGCACATTGGGCGACGAATCGGTGACGAAACGCGATTCGTCCACGCGCAGCGGCAGCACATTGCATCGTCCGCCGCCGCTGATGAGGATCTTCCGCCCGCCGTCGCGCGTGCGCTCCACCAGCACCGTGTCCGCGCCCGCAGTGGCCGCAAAAATCGCCGCCATCGAGCCGGCGGCGCCGGCACCAATCACCACCACACGTTTCGTCATCCCTACAACATAGGGCCTCGAATGCGCCACCGGCGTCGCAGGGCGAGTTTGCCCCGCGACGCCGGTGGAACACTCCCCCGCGCAACCGCTATTCGATGACCGCGATCGTAAAGCGCTGATCCAAATTGAGCGCCGCGCCTGCCGTCACACACATCACGCGCGCCACAAGGTCTGCACCCGTGCGGGTGACCGTGAGGACGGAGCAGTGACTGTTGGAACTGGTACCACCGTACGACGAGACAATGACCGATACGGGCACCGAGGCCGAACCGGCGAGCCCTGGGAATGTCACGTCATGTATACCCAGGCCGACCTTGGCGAGCGTGACCGCTGCACCCGTACTCCAGGAATACCCGGTCGTGGGATTTGTGGCCCCGGCAGGGTCATTCACCCAGGCCACGGCGAACCGCTTGCCCACGCGACCACCGTCAATCACCAGCGTGCCAAAGCGTTCGTTCACCAAGGCTCCGGTTTGGTCATAGCAATAGACACCAGCCGAAAATACGCTTGAGGACCAACCGCCGTCGGCGCACCACGTGCCGGGCGCCGTCCCCCAGGACTGCGAAAAGTGATTCTCGGGGTTGTCAGGACCGACGCGCCCCAGCGCCAGAAACTTGACGGTGTACGCGCCCGCTGTGGCGCTGCCTTCCACCGTGATGTTGGCGTCCGTGCCGCGCGACGTATAGGTGAATGGCGAGGTGGGCGAGAACGGTGAGGCCGCGATGGCGGCGGTTGGCGTTGCCAGAAAACCGGCGCGCGCCGAGAACACGCCAGCACCGAACGCCACGAATGAGAACGGCGAATCAGTGGCCGCACCGGTGTTCACCGACCCGCAGATCACCTTGAGCAGCAACGCCCCGTTGGCAACGTTGGTTGGCGTGCCATTCGGATGACACTGGGCAAACGACCCGCGGGCATTCACGTACACAAAGCGCTGCGTGGCGTTGCCCGCCGCCATGCCGGGAATCGTCACCTCGTAGCTGCCGGTGGCGACTTTGGCCACCGTGGGCGCGTCGCCGGCGCCCGTGTACGCCTCCGTGGCCGGATATGGCGCCGACGGAGTGCCATTATTGGCGACCCCATACGCGAGATAGACGGGCACCGTCACGGTGATGGCCGAGGTCGCTGAAACGCCTTCGACGGTGGCGGTGATGGTCACCGGCCCCCCGGGCGCTACCGCCGTCACCCGACCACTCGCCACGCTGGCGACCGCTGAGTTTGACGACGTCCACGTGATGGTGCGGCCCGTCAGGACATTGTTGGCTCCGTCGCGCGCCGTGGCTACAAGATCCACGCCTTGCGTTGGTACCAGACTCGCCGTGGCAGGACTCAGGCTCACAGTGGCGACGGGGACAGGATTGATGATGACCGCGGCAGTGCCGGCGACACCACCAATCGTTGCGGTGATCGTCACCGGTCCGCCTGGCGTCACGCCAGTCACCACACCAGCCGCCACCGTGGCGATCGCGTTGTTCGACGATCCCCACGTCACCGCACGCCCTGTGAGTACACCACCCGCCGCATCGCGCGCCGTGGCGACCAGCGTCGTGGTCTGCCCGGCGATAATGGTCGCCGTGGTTGGCGCCAAGGTGACTGTCGCCACAGGCACTGGCACCACGGTTATCGACACCGTGCCCGACTGCCCGTTGGTGGCGGCGCGTATCACAATGGGTCCGCCAGGCGCCACGCCCGTAATCCGTCCATCAGACGCAACCGACGCGATCGAGGCGTCGTCGGTGGTCCAGGTCAGCGTGGGCGTCGGCGAGCAGTTCTGCGCCGTATACGCGGCGGCCGCCTGTGTCGATTGCCCCACCGTCAGCGTCGTGCTCGGCGCACTGACGCTGATGGCACTGACCGTGCACACCGGCGTCACGTCGGTGCCGCCACCACTGCACGCGGCAATCGCCACGACGCCAAAGCTGGCGGCAACCGCGCGCCACCGAACAGGGAATTCCGGGCGGGACGTACGATCGCGTGAGGGCATTGGCATGGGAGAAGAGGGATATTCTGCGGCGAACCGGGACCACCAAGCATACTTGTAGTAGACTTTCATAGTGCGGTGAAATCACCGAAATGTCCATTTTCCCACCAGCACCAACCATCACCGTGCGCCCCATGTCTTCGCTCTTCTCGCCGTTCACGCTCCGGTCGCTCACGTTGCGCAACCGCGTCGGCGTCTCACCGATGTGTCAGTACTCCAGTGCCGACGGTCTGGCCAACGACTGGCACTTCGTGCATCTGGGCGGTCTGGCCACTGGTGGGGCCGGACTGGTGTTCACCGAGGCCGCAGCCGTCACGGCCGAGGGACGCATCAGTCCGCACGATCTCGGCATCTGGGATGACATGCACATCCCGATGCTGCGTCGAATCACCGACTTTGTGCGCGCGCAGGGCGCGGCCGCCGGCATTCAACTGGCGCACGCCGGGCGCAAAGGCAGCACCGGTCGTCCCTGGGAAGGCCGGGGGGCGGTGCTGCCGGGGGATGGCGGATGGGACGATGTGCTGGCGCCCAGTGCCATTCCCTACTCGGACACGTATCCACGTCCGCACGCGCTGACCCTTGAAGGCATTGCGCGCGTTGTCGCGGCGTTTCGCGCGGCGGCACAGCGTGCGCTGATGGCCGGGTTTCAAGTGGCAGAGATTCACGCCGCCCACGGATACCTGCTGCACGAGTTTCTCTCTCCGCTGTCCAATCATCGCACCGATGACTACGGCGGATCGTTGGCCAATCGCACACGGTTGACGCTGGAGGTCGCGTCGGTGGTTCGAAAAGCGTGGCCCGATGAGCTCCCCGTGTTCGTACGCATCTCCGCCACCGATTGGGCCGAAGGCGGGTGGAACATCGATGAATCCGTGCAACTCGCCATGCAACTCAAGGCGCTCGGCATTGACGTCATCGATTGCTCGTCGGGCGGGCTGGTGTCGCACCAACAGCTGGTGATTGGCCCGGGCTATCAGGTGCCGTTCGCCAGGCGCATTCGCGCCGACGCCGGCGTGGCCACTGCGGCGGTGGGACTGATCACCGAACCGGCGCACGCCGCGCGTATCGTGGATGACGGCGATGCCGACATGGTGCTGATGGCGCGCGAACTGTTGCGCAATCCCCGGTGGCCGTTGATGGCCGCCCATGCGCTGGGAGCGCCCATCACCTGGCCGCCGCAATACGAACGGGCACAACTGCGTTAGTGCGGTGTCTCCACGGAATCCTGACATGTTCGCTGAGGCACCACCCGGTCGCAGCACACCGGACTATCGCTACGGCACTATTTTCGGCACCACCGCTGGCACTTTCGGATACGTGATGCCCAGCTGCTCGAGATACGTGCTGAACTTCGTCGGATCGTAGTAGTACTTCCGCATCTCGTCGCGGTATCTGGCCATCTTCTCGGCGTTCAGCCATATGGCCGGCTGGTCACTGGCCGACATCAGCGGATAATACTTCACCGTCTTCGTCTGCACGTCGGTGAAGTACGTCTTGGCGTCGCTCACGAGTTGCTGTTGCATCATCAGGTCCAGCAGCGTCATCGCCTGCACTTTCGCTCCGGCCACCACGCCCTTGTGCGCAATCGGCGTGGCCATTGCAATACCATCGGCCCAATTGTGCCCCGGCGTACCGGGAATGTTGGCCGGATAGTACAGTGTCACCGACGGCACACTCCAGGTGATGTCGCCGATGTCATCACTGCCGGTGCCGGTACTCGCTTTCGCCGCTTCCTCCGGCGTGCGCAGCGGAGGCACCGTCGTGTGCAGTCCGCTGTCGGGCTGACTGATCAGCTTCTGCACGGCCTTGGCCATGGTCTGGTCCTTCTCATCCCAGACCGGCATGCCCACGCGCGCGGCGTTCGCGTGCATGGCGGTGGCAATGGGCTTGTTGAAGTGCGGCCGCCAGGCAGATCCGATCACCATCGCCGTATCAAGCTCCGTAAACGTCGCCATCGCCGACGCCCGGGCCATCTGCTTCGCGTCATTGAACATCTTGGTCACGCGCTCGGGGTCGCGTTCACGAAAGAAGAACCAGATGGCCGCTGTACTGGGCACGACATTGGGCTGGTCGCCACCGTCGGTGATGACATAGTGTGACCGTTGCGACAGTTCCATGTGCTCGCGGTGAAACTCCCACGCGTTGGCCATGTTCAACACGGCGTCAAGCGCGCTCCGGCCGCGCCACGGGGCGCCTGCCGCGTGCGCGCTCTGCCCCTTGAACTTGAACAACGCCGAGATGAGCGTGAGCGCCGGCTCGTCGCCCCAGGAGATGCCGAACTCGTCGCTCACGTGCGCAAACAGATTCGCGTCGACATCCTTGAACACCCCAGCGCGCACGAGGTACGCTTTGCTGGCCAGCTGTTCCTCGGCCACGCCGGGCCACAGCATGATCGTACCGGACATCTTTTCGCGCACCATGATGTCCTTCACCGCCAGCGCCGCGACAATGTTGAGCGGGACGCCACTGTTGTGGCCTTCACCGTGACCCGGCGCGCCCGTCACCACCCAATCGCGTTGCGCGGTGCCGGGCTTCTGTCCGGCTTGCGGGATGCCGTCAATGTCGGAGCCCAGCGCGATAACCGGCTTGCCGCTTCCCCACTTGGCCACCCACGCCGTCGGAATGCCGGCCACACCGCGTTCCACGGTGAATCCGTTCTTCTCCAGCATGCCGGCGAGATACTTCGAGGTCTCGATCTCTTGCATGCCCAGCTCGCCGAACGAATACACCTGATCGACCATCTGTTGGGCAAGCTTGGCCTTGCCGTCGATGGCCCGAGCCAGTTCCGCCTTGAGGCGGTCAATGCGTGGGTCGGTGGTCGCCTGCGCGCCCAGGAGCGCGGGAACGAGGCAACCCGCAATAAGGCAGCGCGCGAGAGTATGCACGATCGAGGGGGTCAGGGAACCAGCGCTTTCATCTGCGAGAGACGATACATCGTGACCGCGGCACGCTTGGCGCGCACCGACAGCGATCGGAGGTCGGCCGTTTCCTGCGGCGAATGATCGTCATGGCCCGCCAATCCCACGCCATCGATGATCATGGGCACGATGCCGGCCACGAATGACACATCGGCGGCACCGGCCTTGGAGGGATCCACGGGATTGACCGGACCCAGTCCGAGATCGCGACTGGCCTGGTCGTGCAACGCCAGCAGTCGCTTGTTGCCGTCGGTGGGCGCCATCGGCGGATAGCCGTCATCGAATGTGATGGTGGCCGTGGTGTGTCCGAGATGCGCGGCGACGATTTCGCGCATGGTGGCTTTCGTGCGCGCCAGCTGCTCCGGCGACAGCGTGCGCAAATCGCCTTGCACCTTCATGCGTTCGGCCACGATGTTGCTCTTTCCCTCGGCTGTTCCCGTGTTGGCTTCCGCATCGAGCGTCACCCGCGCACCACCCACCGCGACGCCCGGATTGAAGGCGAGATACGCCTCTTTCGACAGCCGCGTGCGGAATGCGTCAAGAATGCGGGCGGTTTCGAAGATTGCACCGAACCCGATGCTGTCCTTGAAAATCTGCGACGAGTGCGCGGCTTCGCCGGTGACATCGAGCTGCCATGACGCCGCCCCGCGGCGCGCCACGACGCCCGTACCGAGAATGCCGGCGCCATCTTCGAAGCCGATTGCCGCGGCTGCCCCTCGCGCCGCGTCCATCAACGCGCGCCGCGCCTCGGTGATGGGTTCGCCGGCGTTCTCCTCGTCGCCGTTCATGACAATCGTGACGTTGAGTGCGTCCAGCGTTCCTGCGTCTTTCAACGCCTCGAGCGCCAGGATCATGATCACGTCGCCGCCCTTCATGTCGATGATGCCGGGGCCACGCGCGGTGGAGTCGGCCAACCGCTCCATCTTCTGAAACGGACTGGTCGGCTCGAATACCGTGTCGATATGGCCCACCAGCAGCAGCTTGGGACCGGGGCCCGGATGTTCGGCCACCAGATGACCGGCGCGACCAAACGACGTGCCGTCCACCCAACGCGTGCGGAAGCCCAGCGAGTCGAGACGCACGCGCAGCATGGCGCCGACCTGTCGGACGCCGGCAAGGTTCATGGTGCCGCTGTTGGTGTTCACGAGGCGTTCCAGCAGGGCGATCGCCTCGGCCGTCCGACGATCGACGGCGCGGGCGATGGCCCGCTCTACCGGTTTGAGCGAATCGACCGGCGGTTTCAGCGTGTGAAGCGGCGCGTGCCACAGCGCGGCGGCAATCAGCGTAGTGAGAAGCATCTGGAGAATGTAGGGCCCGGCCTTGGGGAAGCGCGAGCCACGCCAGCCGATCCTGTCGTCACCTCTGCCACGGAGAGATCGTCGGCGCTATCGTCGTACCATGCCGCGCCACCGCGCGTACGCCCATCGCCCGTTTGCTTCTGCCACGCCATTCATGCGCACGTCCGGTTCCCCGGCCCCTTCCAAACGATCGCCTCAGCAGGATGTCGCGCCCGGTGCCGCCGACTCGGAATCCGCGTGGTGGTACTGGCTGCTGGTCCTGGCGCCGGTGCTGTTCAACGCGATCATGCTGACACCGGAGTTTGCCACCGGCGTTCCCAGCAAGAACGACAGCGCCCTGCACCTGCTGCTCGTTCACGCGGCCAGCGACGCCGTCCGCGACGGCAGCAATCCGTTCGACTTCTGGATTCCGCAGCTCGAACTCGGCTTCCCGCAGTTCGTGTACTACCAGCATTTGCCGCATCTGGCGGTTGTCGCGCTGCACCGCGCGCTGCTGGGGACGCTGGAACTGGAAACGGCCTTTCACCTCGTGCGATATCTGCTGCTGGTGAGTTTTCCGCTCACCGTCGCCTGGTCCATGCGGCGCATGGGATTTTCACGGATGGCCGCGGCCGTGGGCGCCGCGGCCGCGACACTCTTCAATGCCAATGCGCGCTTTGGCGTTGAGTACAACAGCTACATCTGGCGCGGGATCGGCCTCTACACCCAGCTGTGGGGCATGCACCTGTTTCTGCTTGCCCTCGCGTCGCTGGTCGTCACGGTCAACGAGGGACGCGGCTATGTGCGCACCGCGCTCCTGTTCGGCGCCACCGTGCTTTCACATCTGGTGTACGCCTACATGCTGGGGGTCACCAGCCTCATCGTGCTCATCGTGGGCACGCCGTGGCGCGCTCAGTGGCGTCTGCTGGCACCGCGCGCCAGTCGGCTGTTGGTGGTGTCGGGACTCGCCTTGGCCCTGACCGCCTACATGATCTGGCCATTCCTGCAGACCAGCTACGCATACCTGAGCAGTTTGCCGGGCATTCTGACGATTCGGCCGGCGGGCAACGCCATGCTCCAGGTGGTGTCGGGTCGGCTGTTCGACTATCAACGATGGCCGGTGCTCACCGCACTCGCCTTGATCGGCGCACTGGTGGCCACCGTACGCCGGGGACCGGAGCGTATCCTTGCTCTCGGTGGATTCGGACTCTGGCTGGCGTTGCTGACCATGCGCGAATGGTTGCGAAGCCTGAGCGGGACATTGCCGGCACATTCAGGCTTTGTCAGCTATCGCTTCGTCGGTGCCGTGGAGTTGTTTGCCATCCTGCTCATGGGCATCGGTGGTGAAGCGATCTGGAATGCCGTGAGCCGCCTCACCGTGCTCCCGCCGCGGTTTCGGTCTGCCTCCGCATTCACCGTCATCGCGCTGGTGCTCGCACCGGCGGTCATCGAGCGCACGCACTACTACGAAGGCAACCGGCAAGTGATCGCCGAAACGCGTACCGCCCTGTCGGCCGACACCGATTTGTCGGCAGTGCTCACGGCCCTCGGCGCGGCATCGGCCGACACCGCCTACCATGGCCGAGTGTACGCCGGACCGCGCCGCGGCTGGGGTGGCCAGTTGATGGTGGGTCCCAGTCTTCGCGTTTTCGATGTCGTCAATGCGCACCGCATGGCATCGATCGGCAATCCATTCCAGGGGCTCGCGCTCAATTCGGGACTGCTGTACAACTTTCGCGACGGTGATGCCGGCCTCTACGATGCCTTCGATGTGCGGATGGTGGTGACACCGTCGGCCGCCGCGGTGCCTCCGTTCTTCCAGAACGTGCTGCGCAACGGCCACTATGCCGTGTGGCGCGTGCCCACGACCGGCATTGCCCAGTACGTCGAAATCACCGCGCGCCGACCGGCGCGGACCCAGCGCGAGTTGTATATCGGGGCGTCCGACTGGTTTGTCAGTGCCGCACCGGGGGCGCATCAGGTCACGCGATGGGACTATCCGTCGTCACTGACACCGGCCGTTCCCTTCACACCGACGCCGCGCTGCGCCGACGGTGGTCGGACGTCGGAAGAACGGGTCACCTCGCAACGTGTTTCGTTCACCGCCGAATGCGCGACGGCCGGTGCGGTGGTGTTGAAGATCTCCTACCACCCGAACTGGCATGTGCAAGTCGATGGCGTCGAGGCATTGACCTACATGGTATCGCCCAGCTTCATCGGCGTGGACGTGCCGGCTGGGCGTCATCGCATCGAGGCGCGCTATGTGCCAACGCGTTCGAAAGTACCGCTCCTGGTGTTGGCGCTGATCGTGTTGACCGCAGCGGTGACGCAGCGCCGGCACCTTGATGGTCCGGCGCAATGGATAGCCCGGCGCGTGGGCGTTCGGTCAATTGATTCGTGACGGTTTCGCTGAGCGGTGAGCAGTGAGGGGCCGGAGGGGTGAGCAACGGAAGCGTCGAGCGCCAGAGCGGTGAGCCGGTGAGGGCAGGACTGGGTTCTCCCCTCGCCGGCCGGCCCCTCACGCGCTCAACGCTTATTTTGCTCGCCCCTCCAGCCCCTCACCGCTCCCGCCGCTCAGCGTGATGTTCAGCTACGCTCACACCGGATAGTCGTACCGAATGAACCCGTTGCATTTCGCCACCGCATCGTACAGCGCGCGCGCCGTGGCATTGTGGTCCTGCGTCAACCAGTAGTACCGCGCCGCCCCGCGCCCACGTGCCTCGCCGGCCACCGCCTCGATCAACGCGCGCGCCACACCGCGGCCACGCATCGCCGGAGCGGTGAACAGGTCCTGCAAATAGCACACGGTCGGCGTCCACACGCTGGTGTGGAACAGGTAGTGCGCGAGACCAACCAGCTGTCCGTCCACCGTGGCCCCCAGCCCGAACACGCCGTCGTGCGCCATCAACCGGTGCCAGGCCGCGTCGAACGCCGCATCAGTGGTTGGTGTCTGGTAAAACGCCTTGTAGCCGCGGGCCAAGGCATCCCAGGCTGCGCGGTCAGCAGCAGACAACGGTGCGATGGCGACGGAAACGGTAGGCGGCACGGTGTTTCCCCGGCTGGGCCGTCGGCGTCCTGCTAGTACCGTGCGGCGGTGAAGTCCGCGCGACAGATCACGAACGTCCGGGAATATGGCCCCCAATCGCCGCAATCACTATCGACTCCTGCATGTGCAGTCCGACGCCCCGGCGGCGGTCATCAAGGCCTCGTATCGTGCCCTGATGGCCCTCCATCATCCGGACGTCGGCGGCGACCATGCCATGGCCGCGTTGCTGAACGAAGCGTACGCGGTGCTCTCCGATACGACGCAGCGTGCCGCGTATGACAAGCAACGTGCCGCCAAAG encodes:
- a CDS encoding amidohydrolase, whose protein sequence is MVDQVYSFGELGMQEIETSKYLAGMLEKNGFTVERGVAGIPTAWVAKWGSGKPVIALGSDIDGIPQAGQKPGTAQRDWVVTGAPGHGEGHNSGVPLNIVAALAVKDIMVREKMSGTIMLWPGVAEEQLASKAYLVRAGVFKDVDANLFAHVSDEFGISWGDEPALTLISALFKFKGQSAHAAGAPWRGRSALDAVLNMANAWEFHREHMELSQRSHYVITDGGDQPNVVPSTAAIWFFFRERDPERVTKMFNDAKQMARASAMATFTELDTAMVIGSAWRPHFNKPIATAMHANAARVGMPVWDEKDQTMAKAVQKLISQPDSGLHTTVPPLRTPEEAAKASTGTGSDDIGDITWSVPSVTLYYPANIPGTPGHNWADGIAMATPIAHKGVVAGAKVQAMTLLDLMMQQQLVSDAKTYFTDVQTKTVKYYPLMSASDQPAIWLNAEKMARYRDEMRKYYYDPTKFSTYLEQLGITYPKVPAVVPKIVP
- a CDS encoding M20/M25/M40 family metallo-hydrolase, whose amino-acid sequence is MLLTTLIAAALWHAPLHTLKPPVDSLKPVERAIARAVDRRTAEAIALLERLVNTNSGTMNLAGVRQVGAMLRVRLDSLGFRTRWVDGTSFGRAGHLVAEHPGPGPKLLLVGHIDTVFEPTSPFQKMERLADSTARGPGIIDMKGGDVIMILALEALKDAGTLDALNVTIVMNGDEENAGEPITEARRALMDAARGAAAAIGFEDGAGILGTGVVARRGAASWQLDVTGEAAHSSQIFKDSIGFGAIFETARILDAFRTRLSKEAYLAFNPGVAVGGARVTLDAEANTGTAEGKSNIVAERMKVQGDLRTLSPEQLARTKATMREIVAAHLGHTTATITFDDGYPPMAPTDGNKRLLALHDQASRDLGLGPVNPVDPSKAGAADVSFVAGIVPMIIDGVGLAGHDDHSPQETADLRSLSVRAKRAAVTMYRLSQMKALVP
- a CDS encoding GNAT family N-acetyltransferase, encoding MPPTVSVAIAPLSAADRAAWDALARGYKAFYQTPTTDAAFDAAWHRLMAHDGVFGLGATVDGQLVGLAHYLFHTSVWTPTVCYLQDLFTAPAMRGRGVARALIEAVAGEARGRGAARYYWLTQDHNATARALYDAVAKCNGFIRYDYPV
- a CDS encoding YfhO family protein, with the translated sequence MRTSGSPAPSKRSPQQDVAPGAADSESAWWYWLLVLAPVLFNAIMLTPEFATGVPSKNDSALHLLLVHAASDAVRDGSNPFDFWIPQLELGFPQFVYYQHLPHLAVVALHRALLGTLELETAFHLVRYLLLVSFPLTVAWSMRRMGFSRMAAAVGAAAATLFNANARFGVEYNSYIWRGIGLYTQLWGMHLFLLALASLVVTVNEGRGYVRTALLFGATVLSHLVYAYMLGVTSLIVLIVGTPWRAQWRLLAPRASRLLVVSGLALALTAYMIWPFLQTSYAYLSSLPGILTIRPAGNAMLQVVSGRLFDYQRWPVLTALALIGALVATVRRGPERILALGGFGLWLALLTMREWLRSLSGTLPAHSGFVSYRFVGAVELFAILLMGIGGEAIWNAVSRLTVLPPRFRSASAFTVIALVLAPAVIERTHYYEGNRQVIAETRTALSADTDLSAVLTALGAASADTAYHGRVYAGPRRGWGGQLMVGPSLRVFDVVNAHRMASIGNPFQGLALNSGLLYNFRDGDAGLYDAFDVRMVVTPSAAAVPPFFQNVLRNGHYAVWRVPTTGIAQYVEITARRPARTQRELYIGASDWFVSAAPGAHQVTRWDYPSSLTPAVPFTPTPRCADGGRTSEERVTSQRVSFTAECATAGAVVLKISYHPNWHVQVDGVEALTYMVSPSFIGVDVPAGRHRIEARYVPTRSKVPLLVLALIVLTAAVTQRRHLDGPAQWIARRVGVRSIDS